Part of the Scyliorhinus canicula chromosome 13, sScyCan1.1, whole genome shotgun sequence genome, CCTGCAACTTCGTAAACCGCCTCCAGGCACTTCACAGAAAAGACATGACActgagccccacagggagatttTGAGACGGACGAACATAAATGCTTGGCCAAAGAGGTCGGTTATGAGTAGCGACCCATCAGAAGTGAACAAAACGGAGAGGGTTAGAAAGGGAAGCCAAAGAGATACCAATGGGGCATTTGAATTCTGAATATGTGACACCCCGGGTTAAGAGAGGtgttgtggcgcagtggtagcgtttctacctctggaccagaagctctgggATCGAGCCCAACGCCAGGGcttgttggccacagaaggagTGTACAATGTGGTTCAACAGGCTGATCATCAGTTGGTGAAtccttctcctcttcccccccccccccacccgccaaagGGTAAGAAACTGTGTGGGTGTGAAGATTTATAAAAAGCACCCAAATTGTTTTTGATATAGATTGATGATAAATGGGAGGTCCAAAGTGAAATTTCTCAGCGAGCCAGCGAGAGTTTATCAGTCCTGTGCAGAGTTCTGATAGGCATCAGCCATGTGCTTACACCCATTTAATTTTGCAGATATCGCTTAGCGCCGGAGTACCACTTCCCTGATCAGTACAATGATGTTTACACTGTGGTGAAGTACTTCCTGCAGCGTGACGTGTTGCTTCAACACTCAGTGGATCCAGGTAGAGTTGCTCTGTCAGGCGATAGTGCCGGAGGCAATCTGGCTGCTGCGGTAGCCCAGCAGGTACGGTGACACGCATCACTCAGCGGCCTTGTGACACCTCTTAACACCGCATGCTTTTGACTTGCTGAACTGATGTTGTTGAAATGTCCGTTTCACCTGAAGGGAACATTCGCTCACATTCCCCCGGCTCCTGCAAAAACTGGGGACTGCCCTCCTTTGCTGGGTTCAGaatcattcggcccattatgcCCTTCGAAAGAACCATCCAATGAGAGTGCCTCTCCCTCTATCCATTTTTCGTTGTCCCGCCCGATAAAATAAACCTCACAAAGTACCCAAAAATGGACGGATTTCTGGAGTGTGAGGCCTGCTGATGAAGCTGGGGTGTTAATCTAGGAAAAGAAACAACAGCAAAATCCTGGTGATTCGGGAAGcctataacaaaaacagaaaaggttGGAAGTAACCAGCAGGTCGGAACTCGACTcggaaaggtcatcgacctgaaacgttATCTCTCTttagctctccacagatgccgacagatctgctgagtacttccagcttCTTCTCTTTCTGTTATGCAGAGGAACAGCCACACTGGGCCCAAGTTATGCCACAAATATGACGTTAATATTTAACAAAAGCTAACTAAAGTCTGTTTGCGATGTAATTAAGAAGATAAGGAAATTGAACCAAACTActgccataataataatattataatctttattagtgtcacacgtaggcttacgttGTCAGACAGATGTTTAATACTTTTATCCCATTCAGCTCAATAATCCATCTAACAGTTCACAAATGTCAATTGCTGGATGCTAGGGGTGCAATATTGGGTAAGATCATGTTGCACCAGGTTTATCACTCATTTGTTTGTGCCTTTTAAGTTACAATTTGGAGGATCCATAGGATAACCTCCCCACGTCAAGGGGGCTTGTAAAAAGCTTCTTCCTGGGTTACTTTGGGAAATGTGCCATTTGTACCTTTGAAAGGCCCCAGTGGAGTTTATGCCAGTTCAGATCTGGTGTGAGTTCTTTTTGAGATTTCTGAAGGCTCCCAATTCTCACCAGAATAATGTAACAAATCCCAGCATGGAGGGTCATTCAGCtcgtgacctcattacagccgtggttcaaacatggagaaaagagctgaatgccagaggtgaggcgagagagactgccctcgacatcaaggcagcatttgcccgAGTGCGGCATCAagtagccccagcaaaactggaggctCAACccatgaaaaattaaaatcgcttattgtcacgagtaggcttcaaatgaagttactgtgaaaagcccctagtcgccacattccggcgcctgttcgccatgtggttagcacagttgcttcagtgcaccagggtcttgggttcgattcccggctgaggtcactgtacggagtctacattatctccctctgtctgcgtgggtttcctccgggtgctctagtttccttccacaaatcccgaaagacgtgcttgttaggtgaattggacattctgaattctccctctgtgtacccgaacaggcgccggagtgtggcgattagcggattttcacagtaacttcattgcagtgttaatgtaagcctacttgtgacactaataaagattattgttatcttcagttgtttcattaatgaccttccatcataaggtgagatgtggggatgtttgttgatgactgtacaatgttcagctccatttgTAACTCCTCAGAAGCAGTTTATTCAAACGCAGTAAGACATAGCCAATGGACCCGATTCAGCGGACTtttgtgctggtttagcacactggggggctggtttagcacactgggctaaatcactggcttttaaagcagaccaaggcaggccagcagcacggtccaattcccgtaccagcctccccgaacaggcgcggaatgtggcgactaggggcttttcacagtaacttcattgaagcctactcgtgacaataagcaattttcatttcatttttcatttttcaaaatccGCTGAACGGCACTTTTAGCAGGTGTTTCTCGGCTGCAGCGCCGTGGGGAGTGTCTCCCCGTCCAGGTCGTACTGAGAGGGATTTCAGCTGCGAACGATCTGAAGCTCTTTTGATCACACCCCCCAACCTTGGGGTGGTTCCCaagaagccccccctccccattcactcTACTCTACCTGGCAAGTTTCCCCCAGGcccgaaccctggcagtgccacctagcacCTGGGTAGCCTGGCACCTTTTCAGTGCCCcaccaccttggcagtgtcagcttGGCAGTACcagtgtgcccaggtgccagggggagtaccagggtactaccctgccatGTCCATGACCACTGGGGGATCTGCAATGGACTGagtgacctcccctccccccaggtgctgttacgaCTGGTCCACGACTGTGTGGGCTGGTACTAAATCGCGccttggcgaggtctcccaggcgcagtTGGTGAGTCCCGGGCACCGGTGAATCCAACATCCAGATAATGGCtcgtttaaatattcagatctcacCAGACAGAGCGAAGCGAGTGGCTCGCCTGGCGTGGAGCCCAATTTGCCGCTAGCCCGTGATTCACCTGTTGCGCCCGTATCTGTGCCAGTCGTAACAGCATCACTGAATTGTgctcaatatccaggtttgggctgacaagtggcaagtaacatttattccacaagtgccaagcaatgaccgtcattgccccttgacattcaatggcattaccattgccaaatctcccactatcaatatcctgggggttaccgttgatcagaaactgaactggactagccacattaatactgtggctaccagggcaggtcagaggccaggaatcctgcagcgagtaactcacctcctgcccccccccccccaaaaagcctgtccagcagctaccaggcacaagtcaggtgtataATGGGATGCACGgcaactaccatctagaaggacaagagcagaagatacctTGGAACCCCTGtgacctggaggttcctctccaagtggcAGCccatggggctagtttagcacagggctaaaacgctggctttgaaagcagactgaggcaggccagcagcacacttcaattcccgtaccagcctccctgaacaggtgctggaatgtgacgactaggggcttttcacagtaacttcatctgaagcctacttgtgacgataagccattttcatttcattttttttcattcaagtcactcaccacccttacttggaaatatagcgccattccttcactgttgacgTGGCAAAATCCAAGcacctcctccctaacagcactgtaggtgtacctacacatcagggactgcagcagttcaagatggcagctcaccaccaccttctcaaaggcaactagggatgggcagtaaatgctggcccacatcccgtaaattagttTTAAAACAATGCCTTGCCCAGTCGGAGTTTGTCTCCACTGTGGGATGAAGCTTGGGCATGGTACCACACAATCTTACCTCTCTGTCTTCCTAAAATCCTTTACACTCCTCACCTTTTGTCAAACCCAGTGCCAGCAGCCAAttttcagtgcttcttccaacgGCTTTcctcaacaataataataatagcttattgtcacaagtaggcttcaatgaagttactgtgaaaagcccctagtcgccacattccagcacctgttcagggtggccagtacaggaattgaacccacgctgctggtcttgttctgcattacaagccaaccgtttagcccactgagctaaatcagcccctgtcaTCTGTACGTACTGAGAATGAAAGTTGGTCCAGCACTAAACACACCACAATCTGGTCCCGTTCAATCCAAGCTGCTCCCATCCAGACAACAAATAAAGTGATCAATAGTGAGGCGAAACACagaatgctggaaataatcaATAAACCTCTTTGCATCTAaaagagaaagacttgcatttgttttTGTCACCGGGTACATTCCCCCCAAAATGTCTCAAATGAAATTGACACTTTAAGTTGCAGCGATGGTTGTCTCTCAACGAGGCATCCGCTTTGCACCCTGAAAGTTCCACAATGAATGACCAATTAATCTGTTATGTCGCGTCGATTCCTGAGCAGGACCTGGCATATCAATAGGCTGCCACAGCCTCAGTTTACATCTCATCCATTTCTcataatgtggaactcactcagTGGTTTGCCTGTTTGGCATGTGTGATAAAAGTCAAAGTGGGACGTGAGTCTCTAATCTCTCGGCCACCCATtgattgcgtacaattctggtcgccacactaccagaagaatgtggagggtttggagagagtacaggagaggtttgccaggatgttgcctggtctggagggcgttAGCTGTGCGGAgatgttggataaactcggattgttttcactggaacgacggaggttgagaggcgacccgacagaggtttacaaaattatgaggggcatggacagagtggaccgTCAGAAGTTTTTTCCCTGGGtgaaaaagtcaattactaggggacacaggtttaaggtgtgaggggcaatgtttagaggagatgtgcgaggcaagctttttacacagagggtagtgggtgcctggaactcactgccggggaggtggtggaagcagcgacgatagcgtcatttaagggacatcttgacgaatacatgaataggatgatgtggagatgccggcgttggactggggtgagcacagtaagaagtcttacaacaccaggttaaagtctaacaggtttgtttcaaatcactagctttcggagcactgctccttcctcaggtgaaataaaTAAGGTGGGAATGgacggcggcatggtagcataatggctagcaaagttacttcacagctccagattagatacccgacttgggtcactgtctgtgcggagtctgcacattctccccgtggctgcgtgggtttccttcggtttcctcccacagtccaaagatgtgcaggttaggtggattggtcatgataaattgcccttagtgtccagaaaggttaggtggggttacgggaataggatgaggcatgggcttaagtttggtgctctttccaagagctggtgcagactcgatgggccgaatggcctccttctgcactgtaaattctacaatacGGACCCCAGAAATACAGGTGGTTTTTGTTTAGACGGGcaccatgatcggcacaggcttggagggccgcagggcctattcctgtgctgtactgttctttgttctttgaagcatTTTTGGTGCACATTTGACTCACAAAGAAAATTGAGATTAATGCTTGATCATTGCTAAGTGATGAGTTTATTGAGTATTTAATATTTCCTCCTTTTTCATTCCACACTAGAAAATTATGTCGTTTGATTAAGATTGTGAAGTATCATTGTCCAAACATACCTGTACTTTAAGACCTTTATGTAGTAATTTGGGTACTTAATAATGAAGGAAATGTCTTGCAGATCCAGGAAGATCCAGACGTTCAAGGTGAGATCAAGATTCAGGCATTAATCTACCCAGCACTGCAGACCATCGACTTTAACACTCCTTCGTACCAGCAAAATGAGAACATGCCAATCCTACCCAAGACCTTAATGGTCAGGTTTTGGAGCGAATATTTTAGCTGTGACAAATTGCTGCTGCAAAACATGATGGCCAACAGCCACACCACCCTCGAATCGAGGAGCCTGAGTAACTTTGCCAACTGGAGTATCCACCTGCCAGAGAAGTTCAGGAAGGACTACAAGTACATGCTCCCGGACCGCGGGAACACTGACTCCTCCGCGAGGATTCCGGGGGTCTTTgaccccagggcggcccccctccTGGTGGGGGATGAGAAGCTCAGGTCTCTGCCGCAGGCCTACATCGCCACCTGCGAGTTTGACGTGCTGCGGGATGACGGGGCCATATACGCCACAAGACTGGAGAAGGCAGGCGTCCAGGTCACGCACGAGCATTTCGAGGAATCCTTCCACGGTGCCTTCATGTTCATTACGTGGCCAACCGATTTCGCAATTGGCCAGAAAATGGTGAGCCATTATATTGACTGGCTGCGAAaaaatttgtaaatagatttataATATTCCAATTCCCCACCCAGGCATCACACTCAAGTACCCACAGCACTTCCATTCCTGTGCATTGTTGGCAAGTATTTTCTTAATGTTCTTTCCCTTTGCGTCCCTGATGATCATTGTATTTAACtgtaaactttattaaaacacatTTGGTCAGGGCTGATGGTTACAAACTGACAATCGCTGTGTAAGGAGGGGATTGTTTATCATTACTCGGAACCAACACAGCGAACCCGCTCATTCTTGTGACCATTTACCCGATCCAATGCCATGACACAGCTAAAGGAGGAGGATATTTAGCCTCTCAATAGTAGACCTGTCCCTTGATTCCATCTACAAGCTTGCTGAGTGTTGTTCGTCCTTAAGAGGCAAAAATGCCCATGTCCATTATCTGGAGTGTTTGAACAGGCTGTGGTGGGTACGTGGGTGACTGCTCAGGCTGATCTGCACCTGGAAGGTTTTTCCTGCAGGTGACTGAATTTGGgacaaagaacgaagaaaagtacaaagacgtgcagtttaggtagattggccgtgataaattgcccttagtgaccaaaaaggttaggaggggtcattgggttacagggatagggtggaagtgagggtttaagtggttcgatgcagactcgataggccgaatggtctccttctgcactgtatgttctatgttctacagcacaggtacaggccctttggccctccaagcctgcgctgaccgtgctgcccgtctaaactaaattcttctacacttggggtccgtatccctctatttccatcctgattcatgtatttgtcaagacaccccttaaacgtcactatcgtccctgcttccaccacctcctccggcagcgaattccaggcacccactaccctctgtgtaaaagac contains:
- the aadac gene encoding arylacetamide deacetylase, which translates into the protein MASKLVVLAVLSALLGYYVYTPIPEAVEERWKLMLVDAAFRSLEHLAELTELIGFKHYMEMMMVLTVAESVDPSSDENVNVTDTTFNKVPVRVYEPISQSPGLRRAVIYMHGGGWCLGSAKMQPYDFLSRKSATELDAVIISVEYRLAPEYHFPDQYNDVYTVVKYFLQRDVLLQHSVDPGRVALSGDSAGGNLAAAVAQQIQEDPDVQGEIKIQALIYPALQTIDFNTPSYQQNENMPILPKTLMVRFWSEYFSCDKLLLQNMMANSHTTLESRSLSNFANWSIHLPEKFRKDYKYMLPDRGNTDSSARIPGVFDPRAAPLLVGDEKLRSLPQAYIATCEFDVLRDDGAIYATRLEKAGVQVTHEHFEESFHGAFMFITWPTDFAIGQKMVSHYIDWLRKNL